The following proteins are co-located in the Branchiostoma lanceolatum isolate klBraLanc5 chromosome 16, klBraLanc5.hap2, whole genome shotgun sequence genome:
- the LOC136422162 gene encoding uncharacterized protein: MEDPAFPDSVDTMSSTPGSAPPKTTTGGGSMISFNIDYIKSIPGILKVCELFFGLITWACVASYPYQYYLNGIGAGQHWVMFVAVTTWLITLILFILFVLSVHTNVPVLSGLPWPFIEMAYNGGASVLYFLAACVQAGTTATRWVYLPGYTTYAAAAAFAFFTTIAYVADAFFAVQAWRSQGGGAAAGAGTQPPSVDPCTVAHVFVRQTSKLNALGRLKHRVEHNMDDPAFPSTVDTQTGGQSTTLTTTAGSTVSLNIDYLKSIPGILKVVELLFGLIVWACVASYVYAGGQHWVMFVAVTSWLFTLLYSIFCLLSLRDSMPIISTFNWNLIETVYSAIVTVLYFIAACVQAGTTGVGGNSFMATGHYSTYAAAAAFAFLVTIAYGVDTFFAFQSWRGAGGQLPSFSSSTAQPAAATKAEEAQG, translated from the exons atggAGGACCCAGCTTTCCCTGATTCGGTGGATACCATGTCTTCAACGCCTGGGAGTGCACCACCTAAAACTACTACAGGTGGTGGTTCTATGATCAGCTTTAACATCGACTACATCAAGAGTATACCTGGTATCTTGAAAGTCTGTGAGCTG TTCTTTGGTCTGATCACGTGGGCGTGCGTGGCGTCCTACCCGTACCAGTACTACCTGAACGGCATTGGGGCGGGACAGCACTGGGTGATGTTCGTTGCCGTGACAACCTGGCTCATCACCCTTATCCTCTTCATCTTGTTCGTGCTCTCCGTTCACACCAACGTGCCGGTCCTCTCAGGCCTGCCATGGCCGTTCATA GAGATGGCATATAACGGTGGTGCGTCTGTACTGTACTTCCTGGCGGCATGTGTTCAGGCGGGCACCACCGCCACACGATGGGTGTACTTACCCGGCTACACCACATACGCAGCTGCCGCT GCCTTTGCTTTCTTCACCACAATCGCCTACGTCGCCGACGCCTTCTTCGCGGTCCAGGCTTGGCGTAGTCAGGGCGGCGGGGCGGCGGCAGGAGCCGGCACGCAGCC acccagtgtcgACCCTTGCACAGTGGCTCACGTATTTGTACGCCAAACGTCCAAACTCAACGCCCTCGGACGGCTAAAACACAGGGTAGAACACAACATGGATGACCCGGCCTTTCCAAGTACAGTAGACACTCAAACAGGAGGACAGTCGACAACACTGACGACAACAGCGGGGTCCACGGTTAGCCTTAACATCGACTACCTTAAGAGCATACCGGGGATATTGAAAGTAGTGGAACTG CTGTTCGGCTTGATCGTCTGGGCATGCGTGGCCTCGTATGTCTACGCCGGAGGACAGCACTGGGTGATGTTCGTGGCCGTGACGTCATGGTtgtttactctactctactccatcTTCTGTCTGCTATCCCTCCGCGACTCCATGCCGATCATATCCACTTTCAACTGGAATCTCATA GAGACGGTGTACTCTGCTATTGTGACGGTCTTGTACTTCATAGCGGCCTGTGTCCAGGCTGGCACGACTGGGGTAGGCGGGAATAGTTTCATGGCCACAGGACACTACTCTACCTATGCAGCGGCGGCG GCTTTCGCCTTTCTGGTGACCATTGCGTACGGGGTGGACACGTTCTTCGCCTTCCAGTCGTGGCGAGGCGCTGGGGGACAGCTGCCCTCCTTCTCATCATCCACCGCGCAGCCTGCAGCAGCCACCAAAGCGGAGGAGGCACAGGGGTAG
- the LOC136421910 gene encoding CKLF-like MARVEL transmembrane domain-containing protein 8, with protein MGDVTAEAVEAPQAYTATTTTANMPISAPMVDVEYIKTIPGILKIVELFLGFIAWVCIASSGYCCGENFVMFVEVTAWLATILLLVVHLLTLHNKAPLSALPWPFIEFCYHAGVTLMYFIAACVVAATTGNRATVWAAWYNSTYSAASAFAFFTTIAYGIDAYLSFACWREEPPINRHMTPDPPAQPAAV; from the exons ATGGGTGACGTAACCGCCGAAGCCGTGGAGGCCCCACAAGCCTACACCGCAACAACTACCACAGCTAACATGCCGATCTCAGCCCCTATGGTCGATGTAGAATACATCAAGACTATACCTGGAATCTTAAAAATTGTAGAGCTG TTTCTAGGTTTTATCGCCTGGGTATGCATCGCGTCTTCGGGATACTGCTGTGGGGAAAACTTCGTCATGTTTGTGGAAGTTACGGCCTGGCTGGCGACCATTCTGCTACTGGTGGTACATCTACTGACCCTTCACAACAAGGCGCCGTTGTCCGCGCTACCCTGGCCCTTCATT GAGTTCTGCTATCACGCCGGGGTGACCCTGATGTACTTCATCGCCGCCTGCGTGGTGGCCGCCACTACCGGCAACAGGGCCACCGTCTGGGCAGCTTGGTACAACAGCACATACAGCGCAGCTTCG GCGTTTGCTTTCTTCACGACCATCGCGTACGGCATCGACGCCTACCTGTCCTTCGCATGCTGGCGGGAAGAACCTCCGATCAACCGTCACATGACCCCTGACCCGCCCGCGCAACCCGCCGCCGTGTAG